CTGATGAGTCGGCGATCAGATTTATTCATTAGGGGTTCAAATATCTTCTAGCAGGAGGAGCGCAGTGTAATAAAGGCGGGGAAATTCTGGTATAAAAGATGTGGAACTTCCAGGGGGGAAATAACTGAACGGAGACCAGAGGGAAGGGACGAATCACACACATCAAATATATAATACATCTTTTATACAAGAAACTCCTTTCCATTGTCCAGTACACAAAACACCGTGACAGCCAATCAGTTCACAGAAATCCGTCTTCCCAGCCGCGTCCAGTCCTTGCGCGGTCACTTGTGGGATTTACGGCGGTCGTGTTTTCGGATGAGGTTGAGGATTTGATCGCCGGTCACCAGCCGCTCCGGATTGTGCCGGGATTTGTGTTCCACATTCCTCTGCTCCTGGACGTAGGGCGAGTTTACCAGctgcggggggagcagggagcCGGTGGGCTGCACCCGCTTCACCAGATCCCAGAAGAGATTGCGGTTGCTTTTGTTGACGAATGTTAGGGCCGTGCCCCGGTGGCCCAGCCTCCCGGCTCTGCCAATCTGGGGACAAAGATCGAATAGATCTGAGGGGCAATTCCACTTAGCTCACGGAAAACACGCCATTCGTTTACCAAAGTCACGGACTTGATTAGAAACGCGCTCCCTTTCTGTTAGGGTTTAAGGTTTTCTGGGTTTCGTAAAAGGAAAAACACGAAGAGAAAAAGGAAGAGAGCAGGAAACAGAGTACGTGAGAAAAAGGGC
Above is a genomic segment from Ascaphus truei isolate aAscTru1 chromosome 10, aAscTru1.hap1, whole genome shotgun sequence containing:
- the LOC142503409 gene encoding putative ATP-dependent RNA helicase DDX59 — its product is MPPSMDEYVHQIGRAGRLGHRGTALTFVNKSNRNLFWDLVKRVQPTGSLLPPQLVNSPYVQEQRNVEHKSRHNPERLVTGDQILNLIRKHDRRKSHK